From Pseudoleptotrichia goodfellowii, a single genomic window includes:
- a CDS encoding DJ-1/PfpI family protein — MVFVILDKFADWEVVFLSTTLNNKRVARDYIVKYASTDKEIKTSMGNLKVLPDMTIDEISDDIKGIVLIGADGSWRNLNNEMNDKIMNLVQRFKKNGKVVGAICDAVYYLAVNGLLNDCKHTANSLEEIENNKNYKNRENYIQTDEITAVTDGKTVTASGTAPFGFAVNVLKVLEDISEKNINFLKDMYTEGFTKAFEKYNEIK; from the coding sequence ATAGTTTTTGTAATTTTGGATAAATTTGCAGATTGGGAAGTAGTATTTTTATCTACAACTTTAAATAATAAAAGAGTTGCACGTGATTATATTGTCAAATATGCTTCAACAGATAAAGAAATAAAAACTTCTATGGGAAATTTAAAAGTCTTGCCGGATATGACTATAGATGAAATTTCTGACGATATAAAAGGAATAGTTTTAATAGGAGCTGACGGCTCATGGAGAAATTTGAATAATGAAATGAATGATAAAATAATGAATCTTGTTCAAAGATTTAAAAAGAACGGAAAAGTAGTAGGTGCTATTTGTGATGCTGTGTATTATCTCGCTGTAAACGGTTTGTTAAATGACTGCAAACATACAGCGAACAGCTTGGAAGAAATAGAAAATAATAAAAATTATAAAAATAGAGAAAATTATATTCAAACAGATGAGATTACGGCTGTAACTGACGGTAAAACAGTAACTGCTTCGGGAACTGCACCGTTTGGCTTTGCAGTAAATGTATTAAAAGTATTGGAAGATATTTCCGAGAAAAATATAAATTTTTTAAAGGACATGTATACTGAAGGATTTACTAAAGCATTTGAAAAATATAATGAAATAAAATGA
- a CDS encoding NAD(P)H-dependent oxidoreductase, whose protein sequence is MKTVIFAHPWHGSFNKAILDSVTKKFEEMKESYTIIDLHKDNFDPVMREEDLKLYSEGKFNDPLVGKYQEILKKSDGLVFIFPIWWSTMPAILKGFLDKVFLLNFAYNHGNTGITGHLKNIKSVKIITTAGSPKFLIKLFLGNPIGWTFGTGTLRATGMKGVKWLHCYISKKDSKEKLEKFLQKTETFVGK, encoded by the coding sequence ATGAAAACAGTTATATTTGCTCATCCATGGCATGGGAGCTTTAATAAAGCCATTTTAGACAGTGTAACAAAAAAATTTGAGGAAATGAAAGAATCTTACACAATTATAGATCTTCATAAAGACAATTTCGATCCTGTTATGAGGGAAGAAGATTTGAAATTATATTCAGAGGGAAAATTCAATGACCCTTTAGTAGGAAAGTATCAGGAAATCCTTAAAAAAAGTGACGGACTTGTGTTTATATTTCCGATTTGGTGGTCAACAATGCCTGCTATCCTGAAAGGATTTTTAGATAAAGTCTTTCTTTTGAACTTTGCTTATAATCACGGTAATACAGGGATAACAGGACATCTCAAAAATATTAAATCGGTAAAAATCATTACTACTGCCGGAAGTCCGAAATTTTTAATAAAACTTTTTCTGGGGAATCCTATCGGTTGGACATTCGGAACAGGAACTCTTAGAGCTACGGGAATGAAAGGAGTGAAATGGCTTCACTGTTATATTTCCAAAAAAGATTCCAAAGAAAAACTCGAAAAATTTCTTCAAAAAACTGAAACTTTTGTCGGAAAATAA
- a CDS encoding ABC transporter ATP-binding protein, with protein MLKDIKTLSGKEFKLLKKPVFFLVIDSLFYMMNYMMFYFTIIDLITNTFTLKKIIIYSVIMLIANILRYSFNRIGYTGVQTQGARIIQDLRLRMGDHLRNLNLGYFNKHNIGNIINIMTNDLQDFEHVLTHSTSEIIKLSILSAYLLLITFVISPLLGILQIVIAGLGIIFIIAGMKKSSKIALKKKHTMDNVVSRMVEYISGMELFKSYNLVGEKFKRLKDSFHNLKKESINTEIALAPYVLIFQLTVDISFALLLLLSTKLFITHSINKIEFFSYIIISLSLSNVLKAFSSQYVLFQYMKLATDKLINVYKEKEISYEFESMPFENYNIKFDNVSFYYEEDKPVLKNISFEAKQGTATALVGSSGSGKTTVTNLIARFWDSQSGNVTIGGIDIRKIYPEELLTNISMIFQDVYLVNDTVENNIKLGNPDASREEVIEAAKNAHCHDFITELENGYDTIIGEGGSTLSGGEKQRISIARALLKNTPIILLDEATASLDADNEHEIRNSLDKLTKNKTVITIAHKLNTIKNYDQIIVMSDGIIEEIGNHEKLMKNKGRYYIMYTEMRKAQSEGCSLI; from the coding sequence ATGTTAAAGGATATAAAAACTCTTTCGGGAAAAGAATTCAAACTTTTGAAAAAACCCGTATTTTTTCTTGTCATTGATTCATTGTTTTATATGATGAATTATATGATGTTTTATTTTACAATAATCGATCTCATAACAAATACTTTCACATTGAAAAAAATTATAATTTACAGTGTTATTATGCTTATTGCCAACATATTAAGATACTCTTTCAACCGTATCGGATATACAGGAGTTCAAACTCAGGGAGCAAGAATTATTCAGGATTTGAGACTTCGCATGGGAGATCATTTGAGAAACCTCAATTTAGGATATTTCAATAAGCACAATATCGGAAACATTATCAATATTATGACTAACGATTTACAGGACTTTGAGCATGTATTAACTCACAGTACATCGGAAATTATAAAACTGAGTATATTATCAGCATATTTATTGTTAATCACATTTGTTATTTCTCCCCTTTTAGGAATTTTGCAGATTGTTATTGCAGGATTGGGAATAATATTTATAATTGCGGGAATGAAAAAAAGTTCGAAAATAGCTTTAAAGAAAAAACATACAATGGATAATGTCGTTTCACGTATGGTCGAATATATTTCAGGAATGGAACTTTTTAAGTCATATAATCTTGTGGGCGAAAAATTTAAAAGGCTGAAAGACAGTTTTCATAATTTGAAAAAAGAAAGTATTAACACGGAAATAGCCCTTGCTCCTTATGTTCTTATTTTTCAGCTTACTGTGGATATTTCCTTTGCTTTGCTGCTCTTACTTTCCACAAAACTGTTTATAACTCATTCTATAAACAAAATAGAATTTTTTTCCTATATTATTATAAGTCTTTCTCTTTCCAATGTTTTGAAAGCTTTTTCATCCCAGTATGTACTTTTTCAATACATGAAACTTGCTACAGATAAGCTCATTAACGTATATAAAGAAAAAGAAATATCCTACGAATTTGAAAGTATGCCTTTTGAAAATTACAATATAAAATTTGACAATGTAAGTTTTTATTATGAAGAAGATAAACCTGTTCTGAAAAATATAAGTTTCGAAGCAAAACAGGGAACAGCTACTGCTCTTGTAGGTTCTTCAGGCTCGGGAAAAACAACTGTAACAAACCTCATAGCAAGATTTTGGGATTCTCAGTCGGGAAATGTTACTATCGGTGGAATTGATATAAGAAAAATATATCCTGAAGAACTTCTTACAAATATAAGTATGATTTTTCAGGATGTCTATCTTGTAAATGATACAGTCGAAAACAATATAAAATTAGGGAATCCCGATGCTTCCCGTGAAGAAGTCATTGAGGCTGCTAAAAATGCTCACTGTCATGATTTTATTACAGAGCTTGAAAACGGCTACGATACGATTATAGGAGAAGGCGGATCAACTTTGTCAGGAGGAGAAAAACAGAGAATTTCCATTGCCAGAGCATTATTGAAAAACACTCCGATTATACTGCTTGATGAGGCTACTGCTTCTCTTGATGCTGACAATGAGCATGAAATCAGAAATTCTCTTGACAAATTGACAAAAAATAAAACGGTAATTACTATTGCTCACAAACTTAATACTATAAAAAATTACGATCAGATAATCGTTATGTCTGACGGAATAATAGAAGAAATCGGAAACCATGAAAAATTAATGAAAAACAAAGGCAGATATTATATAATGTACACAGAAATGAGAAAAGCTCAAAGTGAAGGTTGCAGCCTTATTTAA
- a CDS encoding helix-turn-helix transcriptional regulator — protein MQINRLFETVHMLLNKKSMTARELAEHFEVSIRTVYRDIETLTFAGIPVYSTRGKNGGIKLLDEYVLDKSIISKDEQNDILYALQSLKAANYPEVEETLEKLSVIFNKTSGNWIEVDFSEYGNEQKELFENIKNAIINKKVIRFEYYNSQGIKSERSAEPLKLKFKVRAWYLSAFCRKSNEMRFFKIRRIKRLSVTEEIFERTSENIEIPDNETKAPKVKITMTIDKSQAYRVYDEFSEKDIKVSENGDFEIISELIENEYLYGYLLSFGEYIKIIGPTRLKKILEGKVEKMKKNY, from the coding sequence ATGCAAATAAACAGATTATTTGAAACGGTCCATATGCTTTTAAATAAAAAAAGTATGACTGCCCGTGAATTGGCGGAACATTTTGAAGTTTCCATAAGAACTGTATATAGAGATATTGAAACACTTACTTTTGCTGGAATACCCGTTTATTCTACAAGAGGAAAAAACGGAGGGATAAAATTACTTGATGAATATGTGTTGGATAAATCGATAATTTCCAAAGATGAGCAAAATGATATACTTTATGCTTTACAAAGCCTGAAAGCAGCTAATTATCCTGAAGTTGAAGAAACTTTGGAAAAATTGAGCGTAATTTTTAACAAAACATCAGGCAACTGGATAGAAGTAGATTTTTCAGAATACGGAAATGAACAGAAAGAATTATTTGAAAATATAAAAAATGCAATAATAAATAAAAAAGTTATTAGATTTGAATATTATAACAGTCAGGGAATAAAATCTGAAAGAAGTGCAGAACCTTTAAAATTAAAATTTAAAGTAAGGGCATGGTATTTATCTGCTTTCTGTCGTAAAAGCAATGAAATGAGATTTTTTAAGATTAGAAGAATTAAGAGATTGTCGGTAACAGAAGAAATTTTTGAAAGAACTTCTGAAAATATAGAGATTCCTGATAATGAAACTAAAGCTCCAAAAGTAAAAATAACGATGACAATAGATAAATCACAGGCATACAGAGTTTATGACGAATTTTCCGAAAAAGATATAAAAGTATCTGAAAACGGAGATTTTGAAATCATATCGGAATTGATTGAAAATGAATATCTTTACGGATATTTATTGTCGTTTGGAGAATATATAAAAATAATAGGACCGACTCGACTGAAAAAAATTCTTGAGGGAAAAGTAGAAAAAATGAAAAAGAATTATTAA
- a CDS encoding ClbS/DfsB family four-helix bundle protein — MARPTTKKDLCEAAETQFQKLENLIDGMSEEEQKGTFLFEDRDKNLRDVLIHLYEWHNLVINFVESNMRGKEKGFFPEPYNWKTYPKLNVEFWEKHQSTPLEKAKEMLKKTHKKIMKLIETRTNEELFSKGIYKWTKGSTLGAYFVSSTSSHYNWAMKKLKKHIKMFRIEKNERIEVL; from the coding sequence ATGGCAAGACCGACGACGAAAAAAGATTTATGTGAAGCGGCTGAAACGCAGTTTCAAAAACTGGAAAATCTCATAGACGGAATGAGTGAAGAAGAGCAAAAAGGAACATTTTTATTTGAGGATAGAGATAAAAATTTGCGGGATGTACTGATACATCTGTATGAATGGCACAATCTTGTTATAAATTTTGTAGAATCCAATATGAGAGGAAAAGAAAAAGGATTTTTCCCAGAGCCGTACAATTGGAAAACATATCCGAAATTAAATGTGGAATTTTGGGAAAAACATCAGAGTACTCCTTTGGAGAAAGCAAAAGAAATGTTAAAAAAGACTCATAAAAAGATAATGAAATTAATAGAAACTCGGACAAATGAAGAACTGTTTTCAAAGGGTATATACAAATGGACGAAAGGAAGTACACTCGGAGCATATTTCGTGAGTTCGACTTCGAGTCATTACAACTGGGCGATGAAAAAACTGAAAAAACATATTAAAATGTTCAGGATTGAAAAAAATGAAAGAATAGAGGTTTTGTGA
- a CDS encoding GyrI-like domain-containing protein, with protein MNYEIVELEGKTLVGLKMRVKDDKTMYEKIGNLWKDFYSQDNVQDKINDNAVAVYYNYNNKNGFEYDFFIGNEVESGNDKIPENMTKLEISKGKYAKFKIFGNPKREVPKFWQEFWKEFGKETSEIRAYTYDFEEYVTGNDYENTEINIYISIK; from the coding sequence ATGAATTATGAAATAGTCGAATTGGAAGGGAAAACATTGGTCGGATTAAAGATGAGAGTAAAAGATGATAAAACAATGTATGAGAAAATAGGAAATTTATGGAAAGATTTTTATTCACAGGATAATGTTCAGGATAAAATAAATGATAATGCTGTTGCAGTTTATTATAATTATAATAATAAAAACGGTTTTGAATATGATTTTTTCATAGGAAATGAAGTAGAAAGCGGTAATGATAAAATTCCTGAAAATATGACAAAATTGGAAATATCAAAAGGGAAATATGCAAAATTTAAGATTTTCGGAAACCCGAAAAGAGAAGTTCCCAAATTTTGGCAGGAATTTTGGAAAGAATTCGGAAAAGAAACATCTGAAATAAGAGCATATACTTATGATTTTGAGGAATATGTGACGGGAAATGATTACGAGAATACGGAGATAAATATTTATATTTCAATAAAGTAA
- a CDS encoding ABC transporter ATP-binding protein — translation MNNLKFLLKLSGQHKIKLIFSALFSIISTTLSAVPYILIYNIILELFKEAVDYNKIQNLVFITIIFIIIRVVTFVLSGIFSHVSAFNILYKIRIDLIKHMSKLNMGFFKKNTSGKLKKIINEDVEKLENFIAHQIPDLSSAFATPLIFLGIMIYYNWKLSLVLFIPVILGIIAQTGMMKSFMSRVDHFYKLVAKLNSTIMEYINAMNVMKAFNLSAKSFKDYRDNTQEYADYWIELTELSVPYYSAFLCLVDGGLFFIIPAGGIMLLNHQISIPVYILFLLMSTIFLNSLKSLFELSEKFSFLLKGMEKIIEIFDEKEQISGNIEFPQNFSQSLKYENITFAYNKTKVINNFSLDIKVGSTVALVGPSGSGKTTIGLLAGRFWDISEGKITVDGIDIKDISYDSLMDKISFVFQDTFMLHDTIYENIKMGKNYNSEQIEDAAKKAQIHDFIMSLPDKYETKIGEGGVKLSGGEQQRISIARAILKDTPIVILDEVTSYSDIENETKIQAALKTLLKGKTALIIAHRLYTIKNADNIVFMNKGKIVEQGTHEELLKNKADYWHLWSLYNEETEGQKC, via the coding sequence ATGAATAATTTGAAATTTTTATTAAAACTGTCGGGACAGCATAAGATAAAACTTATTTTTTCGGCTTTATTCAGCATAATAAGTACAACACTTTCGGCAGTTCCTTATATTCTGATATATAATATCATTCTGGAGCTTTTTAAAGAAGCCGTTGATTATAACAAAATTCAGAATTTAGTTTTTATTACAATAATATTTATAATTATAAGAGTTGTAACTTTTGTTTTATCAGGTATATTTTCTCATGTTTCGGCATTTAATATCCTTTATAAAATAAGAATAGATTTAATTAAACATATGTCAAAACTGAATATGGGATTTTTCAAAAAAAACACATCAGGGAAATTGAAAAAAATTATTAATGAAGATGTGGAAAAGCTTGAAAATTTTATTGCTCATCAAATTCCTGATTTATCTTCGGCTTTTGCCACTCCCCTTATTTTTTTAGGAATTATGATTTATTATAATTGGAAATTATCATTAGTACTGTTTATTCCTGTCATTTTAGGAATAATCGCTCAAACGGGTATGATGAAAAGTTTTATGAGCAGAGTTGATCATTTTTATAAACTTGTGGCAAAACTTAATTCGACTATTATGGAATATATAAATGCCATGAATGTTATGAAAGCCTTTAATCTCAGTGCAAAATCTTTTAAAGACTACAGAGATAACACTCAGGAATATGCAGATTACTGGATTGAACTTACTGAACTTTCAGTGCCTTATTATTCTGCATTTTTGTGTCTTGTAGACGGAGGATTATTTTTTATCATTCCTGCAGGCGGAATAATGCTTTTAAATCATCAAATATCAATTCCCGTTTATATCCTTTTTCTTTTAATGAGTACGATTTTCCTTAATTCGTTAAAATCACTCTTTGAGCTTTCGGAAAAATTTTCATTTCTTTTAAAAGGAATGGAAAAAATAATTGAGATTTTTGATGAAAAAGAACAAATATCAGGAAATATAGAATTTCCTCAAAACTTTTCCCAAAGTTTAAAATACGAAAATATAACTTTTGCTTATAATAAAACTAAAGTTATAAATAATTTTTCTTTAGATATTAAAGTGGGAAGTACCGTTGCTCTTGTAGGACCTTCAGGTTCAGGAAAAACGACTATAGGACTTTTAGCAGGAAGATTTTGGGATATCAGCGAAGGAAAAATAACTGTTGACGGCATTGATATAAAAGACATTTCCTACGATAGCCTTATGGATAAAATATCTTTTGTTTTTCAGGATACTTTTATGCTCCATGACACAATTTATGAAAATATAAAAATGGGAAAAAACTATAATTCCGAGCAGATAGAAGATGCTGCCAAAAAAGCTCAAATACATGATTTTATAATGTCTTTGCCTGATAAATACGAAACTAAAATAGGTGAAGGGGGAGTTAAATTAAGCGGGGGAGAACAACAGAGAATTTCCATTGCCCGTGCTATTTTAAAAGACACTCCTATTGTTATTCTTGACGAAGTTACTTCCTATTCGGACATTGAAAATGAAACAAAAATTCAGGCTGCTTTAAAAACTTTGTTAAAGGGAAAAACTGCATTAATTATAGCTCATAGACTTTACACTATTAAAAATGCAGATAACATTGTTTTTATGAATAAGGGAAAAATCGTCGAACAGGGAACTCATGAAGAACTCTTAAAAAATAAGGCAGACTACTGGCACTTATGGTCTTTGTACAATGAAGAAACGGAGGGACAAAAATGTTAA